The Abditibacteriaceae bacterium genomic interval TCGGTTTAAACATTGATCCGAAAGCGACTTTGGGCAGCCTTAATATTGCGATGCGGCAAATGGTGGCGATTGCGCGCGGCGTCAGCCTCGGCGCCAAAGTTTTGGTTCTCGATGAGCCGACCAGCAGTCTGACCGAAAAAGAAGTCGGAATCTTGTACGAAGTGATTCGGCGTTTGAAAGCTGAAGGCACATCGATTGTTTATATATCGCACCGTTTCGACGAGCTTTACGCTGTTTGCGACCGGGTGACGGTTTTACGCGACGGCAAATTCGTGGCGACGCGCAATTTAAAAGGGTTGGAGCGAATTGATTTGGTTTGTTTGATGCTCGGCAAGCAGCGTGAGGATTTGGAGAAAAAAGGCGCGACCGCATTTGACGAACACGAAACTGTTGACGACAACGCATCGCCCCTACTGGCGACAGAAAATCTAACGCGCGGGCGGCGAATGCAAAACGTGTCGCTCGACGTTCGGCGCGGCGAAATTCTGGGTATGGCGGGTTTGCTCGGTTCCGGGCGGACCGAGGTTGCGCGGGCGATTTTCGGTGCCGACCGGACAGAAACCGGGCGCGTTGTCTTGGACGGCAAAGAAATCAACGCGCGCAAACCAAACGATGCAATCTGCGCCGGAATCGCATTTTTGTCCGAAGACCGCAAAGCCGAAGGAATTATTCCCGATTTGTCGGTGCGCGAAAATCTAACACTCGCCGCGTTGCCAGCCCTTACCAGTGCCGGAGTTGTCTCGCGCAAAAAGCAAAACGAAATAGTCGAACGATTCATGCGGCGCTTAGGCATCAAAGCCGCTTCAGCGGAGCAAAAAATCCGCGAACTATCCGGCGGTAACCAGCAAAAAGTTTTGCTCGCGCGCTGGCTGTGCTGCAATCCAAAGTTTTTGTTGCTTGATGAACCAACGCGCGGCATTGACATCGGCGCCAAAGGCGAGATTCAAGCGCTTATCAATGAATTGGCAAAAGAAGGTTTGGGCGTTTTAATGATTTCGTCCGAACTCGAAGAACTCGTCGAAGGCAGCGACCGCGTGGTCGTAATGCGCGATGGCAAACTAAGCGCCGAACTGCGCGGTGCACAAATCTCACAAGACTCGATTATCAACGCGATGGCAGAGGTAGGCCAAAGTCTTGAACCTTGAACTCATAAATCCGATGGCTGAAGCAAATACAATTAGACAAGACACGCGCGCGCGGCAAAAACGCAACTTTAGCGATTACGCGCCGACATACGGAGCAGCGATTGCACTAACGGTTTTGCTGATATTAAACTTAGCGTTCACGCCGGGTTTTGCTTCGTTTAATAATTTTAGCAACATTCTCGTTCAAGTAACGCCGACGATACTGGTGGCAATCGGGATGACGTTTGTGATTGCCACGGGTGGCATTGATTTGTCGGTCGGTTCAGTGATGGCGATTGCATCGGCCGTCACGGCAATTTCGCTCAATTACGGCGCGATTCCGGCAGTTTTAATCGGTTTGATTGCGGCAACCGCAGTAGGCGCGTTAAACGGCGTGTTAATCAGTGGTTTTAGAATTCAGCCGATTATCATTACGCTAGCAGTACTAATTGCGGGACGCGGAATCGCGCAAGTTATCAGCAACGGCGGTCAGTTAATTCCGTTTAGCAACCCGACATTTGAATATTTAGGCAAAGGTTTAATCGCCGGAATTCCGGTGCAAATTTTGCTGCTCGCGGCAGTCGTCGGGCTGGCGATTTTTGTGTTTCGTTCGACGATTTTCGGGCGTTACATCGCGGCGGTCGGCGGCAATGAAACGGCTGCGCATCTTGCCGGTGTGCCAACGGTTTCGACAAAGTTGTTGGTTTATGCGGTCAGCGGTCTGCTCGCCGGAATTGCCGGTATGATTTACACGGCGCGGCTTGGTGCTTCCGACGCTTCAAAAGTCGGCGATACAATTGAACTCGACGCGATTGCCGCAACGGTGGTCGGCGGAACGCCTTTGACCGGCGGACGTGCCAGCATCATCGGAACGGTGATCGGCGCGCTGATTATGATCGTAAT includes:
- a CDS encoding sugar ABC transporter ATP-binding protein; amino-acid sequence: MFRTVAENIFLNREPCKFGFIDWGRMNRETDRLLKRLGLNIDPKATLGSLNIAMRQMVAIARGVSLGAKVLVLDEPTSSLTEKEVGILYEVIRRLKAEGTSIVYISHRFDELYAVCDRVTVLRDGKFVATRNLKGLERIDLVCLMLGKQREDLEKKGATAFDEHETVDDNASPLLATENLTRGRRMQNVSLDVRRGEILGMAGLLGSGRTEVARAIFGADRTETGRVVLDGKEINARKPNDAICAGIAFLSEDRKAEGIIPDLSVRENLTLAALPALTSAGVVSRKKQNEIVERFMRRLGIKAASAEQKIRELSGGNQQKVLLARWLCCNPKFLLLDEPTRGIDIGAKGEIQALINELAKEGLGVLMISSELEELVEGSDRVVVMRDGKLSAELRGAQISQDSIINAMAEVGQSLEP
- a CDS encoding ABC transporter permease, which encodes MAEANTIRQDTRARQKRNFSDYAPTYGAAIALTVLLILNLAFTPGFASFNNFSNILVQVTPTILVAIGMTFVIATGGIDLSVGSVMAIASAVTAISLNYGAIPAVLIGLIAATAVGALNGVLISGFRIQPIIITLAVLIAGRGIAQVISNGGQLIPFSNPTFEYLGKGLIAGIPVQILLLAAVVGLAIFVFRSTIFGRYIAAVGGNETAAHLAGVPTVSTKLLVYAVSGLLAGIAGMIYTARLGASDASKVGDTIELDAIAATVVGGTPLTGGRASIIGTVIGALIMIVITTSFNMNDMKYSWSLVIKAAIILLAVYLQRPKTN